One region of Rhodocaloribacter litoris genomic DNA includes:
- a CDS encoding trypsin-like peptidase domain-containing protein, protein MYGVSREDGWRAGLLLALVLFLPVRAAADPAPYRLHLFSELEHRVVAVGAPIILGVSVYATPGTPEQARQIEAAFLSGTLQGTWEAFELLRREEEPVRRVSFDGGPEVLVLSARFILRAWQTGSLQVPSFVMTLGAAAYRTPAHGVQVYRVDPSFFSAREAVVPVRVEARDVETRRIYRRHGSAFLVAPDAFVTSYHVVMEASRVEVTLPTGRRLRLDRAWAVDPVHDVVVLYVNPKETRAAGMVPLRLAATEGGPVPVPDPAGAGDVVFTYGWPGGVQRSTAARRFDDVVLTGAERLWISANPVRPGDSGGPLLNGKGEVLGVVSAGTVLAYHRDVLREEVCIASDPRPALAQRRLGARPRLLDDFFEDPAFQSMPHVLAFRLSSLLLAGHRRQALFDAWLALFEAAVAQWQTPDPGLHFVQGMIHQLLGTTEDAAAAYRAALDTYGDYFPAAYMLGRYHMEAGRYALAERFFRRTRRYPPYRHLGAYGQAQALMKLLRYEHAVPLLQAVLHHDAGFGPALYDLALCRLALGDLEAVRILHARLFEISPPWARRLRQVLRTPALQPITLLERPRATLRQPPL, encoded by the coding sequence ATGTATGGGGTGAGTCGGGAAGACGGATGGCGGGCAGGGCTTCTGCTGGCGCTGGTCCTGTTCCTGCCGGTGCGTGCGGCGGCGGATCCGGCGCCCTACCGCCTTCATCTTTTCAGCGAGCTCGAACACCGGGTGGTGGCCGTGGGGGCACCGATCATCCTGGGCGTGAGTGTCTATGCGACACCCGGCACGCCGGAGCAGGCGAGGCAGATCGAGGCAGCCTTTCTCTCGGGGACCTTGCAGGGAACGTGGGAGGCGTTTGAACTGCTGCGTCGGGAGGAGGAACCGGTGCGCCGGGTTTCCTTCGACGGCGGCCCGGAGGTGCTGGTGCTTTCTGCCCGGTTCATCCTCCGGGCCTGGCAGACCGGTTCATTGCAGGTGCCTTCCTTCGTGATGACGCTCGGGGCCGCGGCGTATCGTACCCCCGCGCATGGGGTGCAGGTGTACCGGGTCGATCCGTCGTTCTTTTCGGCCCGGGAAGCGGTGGTGCCGGTGCGGGTGGAGGCACGCGATGTGGAGACGCGCCGGATCTACCGGCGGCACGGGTCGGCTTTTCTGGTGGCGCCGGATGCGTTTGTCACGAGTTATCACGTGGTGATGGAGGCCTCGCGCGTCGAGGTGACGTTGCCCACGGGCCGGCGTCTTCGGCTGGATCGCGCCTGGGCGGTCGATCCGGTGCACGACGTGGTGGTGCTCTACGTGAACCCGAAGGAGACGCGCGCCGCCGGCATGGTGCCCCTGCGCCTGGCGGCCACCGAAGGCGGGCCGGTCCCGGTGCCCGATCCGGCGGGCGCCGGAGACGTCGTCTTCACCTACGGCTGGCCCGGCGGCGTACAGCGCAGCACCGCCGCCCGGCGGTTCGACGACGTGGTCCTCACCGGGGCCGAGCGACTCTGGATCAGTGCCAACCCGGTGCGGCCCGGCGACAGCGGCGGCCCGCTGCTCAACGGGAAAGGCGAGGTGCTCGGCGTGGTGTCGGCAGGGACGGTGCTGGCCTACCATCGGGACGTGCTGCGCGAGGAGGTCTGCATCGCCTCGGATCCACGGCCCGCCCTGGCGCAGCGACGGCTCGGCGCACGTCCCCGGCTGCTCGACGACTTCTTCGAAGACCCCGCCTTTCAGTCGATGCCCCACGTGCTGGCTTTCCGCCTCTCGTCGTTGTTGCTGGCCGGGCATCGCCGGCAGGCGCTCTTCGACGCCTGGCTGGCCCTCTTCGAGGCGGCGGTCGCACAGTGGCAGACGCCCGATCCCGGATTGCACTTCGTGCAGGGCATGATCCATCAGCTGCTCGGTACCACCGAAGACGCCGCCGCTGCCTACCGGGCCGCCCTCGACACCTACGGCGACTATTTCCCGGCGGCCTACATGCTGGGCCGGTATCATATGGAAGCCGGCCGCTATGCGCTGGCCGAGCGGTTCTTCCGTCGCACGCGGCGGTATCCGCCGTACCGGCACCTGGGGGCCTACGGGCAGGCACAGGCGCTGATGAAGCTGTTGCGCTACGAACACGCCGTTCCGCTTCTGCAGGCGGTGCTGCACCACGACGCCGGCTTCGGCCCGGCCCTCTACGACCTGGCCCTCTGCCGGCTTGCCCTCGGCGATCTGGAAGCCGTGCGCATCCTGCATGCCCGGCTCTTCGAGATCAGCCCGCCGTGGGCCCGGCGGCTACGGCAGGTGTTGCGCACCCCGGCCCTTCAGCCGATAACCCTCCTCGAACGTCCGCGTGCCACCCTGCGGCAACCGCCGCTCTGA
- a CDS encoding DUF4249 domain-containing protein — protein MTRRPVIGPLGCGLLLGLLILALGRCDTVEPVEDERVVIEAFFDAGRPLPPLTLRRTGPLSAPYLPGEATAITDAGVVLELDGQTIPYRPDPEHPGRYVPAGGPAVVPPRAGFALTVQWAHQVARATGTIPPPVALDTVEVYVPERPVQAVLLDSLFLGVDSLNVGAREGFIYPVEVTLRWHVDFDEIGPDSLYWVETRLQPRTAFSSTLIDFFLLPEEILRERTLPRDGQGRRVWTGVYAVPVEAEDVPLPLHDLRVALLRSGQDYARFATTRDAPERREPRSNVTGGLGIAAGISVDSLRLRLGPGSGLHGNPLAGSSSSLRPHRAPRKAP, from the coding sequence GTGACGCGCCGCCCGGTCATAGGACCCCTCGGGTGCGGGCTGCTGCTGGGCCTGCTCATCCTGGCGCTCGGCCGGTGCGATACCGTCGAGCCCGTGGAGGACGAGCGCGTGGTGATCGAGGCCTTCTTCGATGCAGGCCGGCCGCTGCCGCCGCTGACGCTCCGGCGCACCGGACCGCTCTCGGCCCCCTACCTGCCGGGCGAGGCCACCGCCATCACCGATGCCGGGGTGGTCCTCGAACTCGACGGGCAAACCATCCCGTACCGCCCCGACCCCGAGCATCCAGGGCGATACGTGCCGGCCGGAGGACCGGCCGTGGTGCCGCCACGGGCTGGCTTCGCCCTCACGGTGCAGTGGGCGCACCAGGTCGCCCGGGCCACGGGGACCATCCCGCCACCCGTCGCCCTGGACACCGTCGAGGTGTACGTGCCGGAGCGGCCCGTGCAGGCCGTCCTGCTCGATTCGCTTTTTCTGGGTGTCGACTCACTCAACGTCGGGGCGCGCGAAGGTTTTATCTATCCGGTCGAAGTCACCCTCCGCTGGCACGTCGACTTTGACGAGATCGGGCCGGACAGCCTCTACTGGGTGGAAACCCGTCTCCAGCCCCGTACCGCCTTTTCGTCGACCCTCATCGACTTCTTCCTGCTTCCGGAAGAGATTCTCAGGGAACGCACATTGCCGCGCGACGGGCAGGGACGTCGCGTCTGGACGGGCGTCTACGCCGTCCCCGTCGAGGCGGAGGACGTGCCGCTGCCGCTGCATGACCTGCGGGTGGCTCTGCTGCGCAGCGGTCAGGACTACGCCCGCTTCGCCACCACCCGCGACGCCCCCGAACGCCGGGAACCCCGCTCCAACGTTACCGGGGGGCTCGGCATCGCAGCGGGCATCTCGGTCGATTCACTCCGTCTCCGCCTCGGGCCGGGCAGCGGCCTGCACGGGAACCCGCTCGCCGGGTCGTCGTCCTCCCTCCGGCCACACCGTGCACCGAGGAAGGCGCCATGA
- a CDS encoding HD domain-containing protein, producing MHSDAASTSVFSPLIEMAIELSAQWHDGTYRKSRWRDPAFEVPTAEALGVPVMAHVTNVALTVQRAGWDDVTVAAAFLHDVIEDANRYGEELRYGELCALMGEEVARRVAEVTERKYDEHGNPRSWRVRKEDYVAALRAASSGAMAISLADKLHNLWSMNESLASGINVFEKGPNRKPLSAGPEAQRWFFRAVLEASTHHADPRLEPLRAALREEIERFERLAATLPGPH from the coding sequence ATGCATTCGGACGCCGCTTCGACCTCCGTCTTCAGCCCGTTGATCGAGATGGCCATCGAGCTGTCGGCGCAGTGGCATGACGGGACGTACCGGAAGAGCCGCTGGCGAGATCCCGCCTTCGAGGTGCCGACGGCCGAGGCCCTCGGGGTGCCGGTGATGGCACATGTGACCAATGTGGCCCTCACCGTCCAGCGAGCGGGATGGGACGACGTGACCGTGGCGGCGGCTTTCCTGCACGACGTCATCGAGGACGCCAACCGCTACGGGGAAGAGCTTCGTTACGGCGAGCTGTGCGCGCTCATGGGGGAGGAGGTGGCCCGCCGGGTGGCCGAGGTGACCGAACGGAAGTACGACGAGCACGGCAACCCTCGTTCGTGGCGGGTCCGCAAAGAGGACTACGTGGCGGCCTTGCGTGCGGCCTCGTCCGGCGCCATGGCCATCAGCCTGGCCGACAAGCTGCACAACCTCTGGTCGATGAACGAGAGCCTGGCCAGCGGCATCAACGTCTTCGAGAAGGGGCCGAACCGCAAGCCCCTCAGCGCCGGCCCGGAGGCGCAACGCTGGTTCTTCCGGGCCGTTCTGGAGGCTTCCACGCACCACGCGGATCCTCGTCTCGAACCCCTCCGTGCCGCCCTGCGCGAGGAGATCGAGCGTTTCGAGCGTCTGGCGGCCACGCTGCCCGGGCCGCACTGA
- a CDS encoding AI-2E family transporter produces the protein MRQPTPATQHEGPARAPVPDGSAPGRSTLDRALRLLPVVLVVGLAGLLLWFFARLVAFLMIGLVLSYLMRPLMYRLEGLGLGRMPAILVTFLVFFGAVSLLLTYLVPFVVRQAGAIAQEVSPERVRGVAVSIEAYIRRVVPLPPGQFEEGLTHAVEALFREERLRGLVGSVVDLFTNLFYAVIVIPFITFFFLKDGAQIRNGLLRLVPNRYFEVTLVLVEKIETNIGRYFRALVWQSLSIATVATVLLYVVGLEYALVVGIFTGLANTIPYFGPFLGFLAGTLVGIAQTGDFSLVPGVIVAMLLTQLADNVFFQPYIFSKAAHTHPLVILFVVLIGAQLAGIVGMLLAIPVTTTILVTVEQVLWSFRNYRILRVAR, from the coding sequence ATGAGGCAGCCGACCCCAGCGACGCAGCACGAGGGGCCCGCCCGGGCCCCCGTACCGGACGGCAGCGCCCCGGGCCGGTCCACGCTCGACCGGGCGCTGCGCCTCCTGCCGGTCGTGCTCGTCGTGGGGCTTGCCGGGCTGCTGCTGTGGTTCTTTGCCCGCCTGGTGGCCTTTCTGATGATCGGCCTGGTTCTGTCCTATCTCATGCGGCCCCTCATGTATCGCCTCGAAGGGCTGGGCCTCGGGCGCATGCCCGCGATCCTCGTCACGTTCCTGGTCTTCTTCGGTGCCGTCAGCCTGCTCCTGACGTATCTGGTGCCGTTTGTCGTCAGGCAGGCCGGCGCCATTGCGCAGGAGGTGTCGCCGGAGCGGGTGCGCGGCGTGGCGGTCAGCATCGAGGCCTACATCCGCCGTGTGGTGCCGCTGCCGCCCGGGCAGTTCGAAGAGGGCCTCACGCACGCCGTCGAGGCCCTCTTCCGCGAGGAGCGCCTGAGGGGCCTCGTCGGGTCCGTGGTGGACCTCTTCACCAACCTCTTTTACGCCGTCATCGTCATCCCCTTCATCACCTTTTTCTTCCTGAAAGATGGGGCGCAGATCCGCAACGGGCTGCTCCGTCTGGTGCCCAACCGGTATTTCGAGGTTACGCTGGTCCTGGTGGAGAAGATCGAGACGAACATCGGGCGGTATTTCCGCGCGCTGGTGTGGCAGAGTCTCTCCATCGCCACCGTGGCGACGGTGCTGCTCTACGTCGTGGGCCTGGAATACGCACTGGTGGTCGGGATCTTTACCGGGCTGGCCAACACGATCCCGTACTTCGGCCCGTTTCTCGGCTTTCTGGCCGGCACGCTCGTCGGGATCGCACAGACCGGCGACTTTTCGCTGGTGCCGGGGGTGATCGTGGCGATGCTCCTCACCCAGTTGGCGGACAATGTGTTCTTTCAGCCCTACATTTTCTCGAAGGCCGCGCACACGCACCCGCTCGTCATCCTGTTCGTCGTGCTCATCGGGGCGCAACTGGCCGGCATCGTGGGGATGTTGCTGGCGATTCCGGTCACGACGACGATCCTGGTGACGGTCGAGCAGGTCTTGTGGAGTTTTCGTAACTACCGGATCCTGCGCGTGGCGCGCTGA
- a CDS encoding RecX family transcriptional regulator, with the protein MTEIDPPVRTITRLATQQKDPDRVSVFLDGAFAFGLHAEVVASFGLAKGQTLTEDDCARLVEADAVLRARAVAFDYLAHRARTEAEVRRRLVRKGFAPGVAEEVIARLRALGYLDDAAYARAYARSRFAARGYGPQRLRAELLRRGVEPALVEEALADFADEAAFLEEARRHARRRWPRLAGEPDARKRRRKLADYLTRRGFSFDVVRQVVEELEREAGAT; encoded by the coding sequence ATGACCGAGATCGACCCGCCGGTACGAACCATCACCCGCCTCGCGACGCAGCAGAAAGACCCCGACCGCGTCTCCGTTTTTCTCGACGGGGCCTTTGCGTTCGGCCTGCACGCGGAAGTGGTGGCGTCGTTCGGGCTGGCGAAGGGGCAAACGCTCACCGAAGACGACTGTGCCCGGCTGGTGGAGGCGGACGCCGTGCTGCGGGCCAGGGCCGTCGCCTTCGACTACCTGGCCCACCGGGCGCGCACCGAGGCCGAAGTCCGGCGCCGGCTGGTCCGCAAGGGCTTCGCGCCGGGTGTGGCGGAGGAGGTCATTGCCCGGTTGCGGGCCCTCGGGTATCTCGACGATGCCGCCTATGCGCGGGCCTACGCCCGGAGCCGGTTCGCCGCCCGCGGCTATGGCCCGCAGCGCCTCCGCGCCGAACTGCTCCGCCGGGGGGTGGAGCCGGCCCTCGTCGAGGAGGCCCTGGCGGACTTCGCCGACGAGGCGGCCTTCCTGGAGGAGGCACGCCGCCACGCGCGCCGGCGATGGCCGCGCCTGGCCGGGGAACCCGATGCCCGCAAACGCCGGAGAAAACTGGCGGACTACCTCACCCGGCGGGGCTTCTCGTTCGACGTCGTCCGCCAGGTGGTGGAGGAACTGGAGCGCGAGGCAGGCGCAACATGA
- a CDS encoding bifunctional nuclease family protein: MGFIQVEIIGLSTSPSSGGAYALVLGEVNGNRRLPIIIGAFEAQAIALELEKITPPRPMTHDLLRDLFEAVDAEVLEVLIDELREGTFFAKIRYVHDGEEGQLDARPSDAVALAVRVEAPIFVAAAVLEEAGIPTEDEMSMTHAEPVEEEKEEEPLPKSPLARLQKQLEDAIAEENYELAAKLRDKIQRLESENN, translated from the coding sequence ATGGGCTTTATCCAGGTAGAAATCATCGGACTTTCGACCAGTCCTTCCAGCGGGGGCGCCTATGCGCTCGTGCTCGGCGAAGTCAACGGCAACCGCCGTCTGCCGATCATCATCGGTGCTTTCGAGGCCCAGGCCATCGCCCTGGAACTCGAGAAGATCACCCCGCCGCGGCCGATGACGCATGACCTCCTGCGTGATCTCTTCGAGGCGGTCGATGCCGAGGTCCTCGAAGTGCTGATCGACGAACTGCGCGAGGGGACGTTCTTTGCCAAGATCCGCTACGTGCACGACGGTGAGGAAGGACAGCTCGATGCGCGTCCCAGCGATGCGGTGGCGCTGGCCGTCCGGGTGGAAGCCCCGATCTTTGTGGCGGCTGCCGTGCTCGAGGAGGCCGGTATCCCGACCGAAGACGAGATGTCCATGACGCATGCCGAGCCGGTGGAGGAGGAAAAGGAGGAAGAGCCCCTGCCGAAGTCGCCCCTGGCCCGGCTGCAGAAGCAACTCGAAGACGCCATTGCGGAGGAAAACTACGAGCTCGCCGCCAAGCTCCGTGACAAGATCCAGCGTCTCGAAAGCGAAAACAACTGA
- a CDS encoding DUF3276 family protein has protein sequence MSYQREHRDYEERRHAGRNNRYREHYDDEDGGAASDRYQQEEVFSRRVPAGKRTYFFDVKPTRSGEDFFITITESKRIDDGRYEKHKIFLYKEDFGKFMSAMHEVVQFVREECLPDYDFRGLPDVFSDEDYRDSDY, from the coding sequence ATGAGTTACCAACGGGAGCACCGGGACTACGAAGAGCGTCGACATGCGGGCCGTAACAACCGGTATCGGGAACACTATGACGACGAGGACGGAGGAGCAGCCTCCGACCGGTACCAGCAGGAAGAAGTCTTCTCCAGGCGCGTCCCGGCCGGGAAACGCACCTATTTCTTTGACGTGAAGCCGACGCGCTCCGGCGAGGACTTTTTCATCACCATCACCGAAAGCAAGCGCATCGACGACGGCCGCTACGAAAAGCATAAGATCTTTCTTTACAAGGAAGACTTCGGCAAGTTTATGTCGGCCATGCACGAGGTCGTACAGTTCGTCCGGGAGGAATGCCTGCCCGACTACGACTTCCGCGGGTTGCCGGATGTCTTCTCGGATGAGGACTATCGCGACAGCGATTATTGA
- a CDS encoding purine-nucleoside phosphorylase gives MSDSIPPAADVREAVAAIRREEPRVPEVALVLGSGLGDLAEAAEAARAFPTAGLPGYPHSTVEGHRGRLVFGRFEGREVVFVQGRVHLYEGHPVRAVAFPIRLVHALGARRLVVTNAAGGIHPLCTPGTLMFITDHINFAFANPLVGPNRDGGPRFPDMSAPYDPAWIDRAEAEALRLGIATRRGVYLWTRGPSYETRAEIQAFRRLGADAVGMSTVPEVIQARYLGMQVLGISTITNYAAGLHPDPLLHEEVLRVGRQIREDLERLVRGVVRMGA, from the coding sequence GTGTCCGATTCGATTCCGCCCGCCGCCGACGTGCGGGAGGCCGTGGCGGCGATCCGCCGGGAGGAGCCGCGGGTGCCCGAGGTGGCCCTGGTGCTCGGCTCGGGCCTGGGGGACCTGGCCGAGGCGGCCGAGGCGGCCCGCGCCTTTCCGACGGCCGGCCTGCCGGGGTACCCGCACAGCACCGTCGAGGGACACCGGGGGCGGCTCGTCTTCGGGCGCTTCGAAGGGCGGGAGGTGGTGTTCGTACAGGGACGGGTGCATCTGTACGAGGGGCATCCCGTCCGGGCCGTGGCGTTTCCGATCCGGCTGGTGCATGCCCTCGGCGCCCGCCGCCTCGTCGTGACGAACGCGGCCGGCGGTATCCATCCGCTGTGCACGCCCGGCACGCTCATGTTCATCACGGACCACATCAACTTCGCGTTCGCCAACCCGCTCGTCGGGCCGAACCGGGACGGCGGGCCGCGCTTCCCCGACATGTCGGCGCCGTATGATCCGGCGTGGATCGACCGGGCCGAGGCGGAGGCCCTTCGGCTCGGCATCGCCACCCGGCGCGGCGTCTACCTGTGGACGCGCGGGCCGAGCTACGAGACCCGGGCGGAAATCCAGGCGTTTCGCCGCCTCGGGGCCGATGCGGTGGGCATGAGCACCGTGCCCGAGGTCATCCAGGCACGCTATCTGGGCATGCAGGTGCTCGGCATCTCCACCATCACGAACTACGCCGCCGGGTTGCACCCGGACCCGCTCCTGCACGAGGAGGTGCTTCGGGTCGGTCGCCAGATCCGGGAGGACCTGGAACGGCTCGTGCGGGGTGTGGTGCGGATGGGCGCCTGA
- the hisC gene encoding histidinol-phosphate transaminase has protein sequence MTTVLRQAAALEAVLRHIRPAVRRERPYHVGGLPDVAVKLNQNESPYDLPDDLKRAVLEAFMEIPFNRYPTEQPDRLRHALARRLEHDPDGLLLSNGSNELTYTLGLALVEAGTPVVLPRPLFSLYETMVRLFGGKVVGVPPRPDLHFDADALVAAVERHRPALTVLASPNNPTGLAMPLADIERLAAAAEGFVVVDEAYVEFNDEPSARHLLDTYPNVLVMRTFSKAFGLAGLRVGYLMGHPAVVAELLKARLPFMVDRLAETVALALLERPELVTARVAELKASRQALTQALQAIEGVEVLPSQANFVLFRTPLEPRPLMARLAGKGVLVRDMSGYPELPGYLRVNAGTPAENKAFLGALKEALHPT, from the coding sequence ATGACAACCGTGCTCAGGCAAGCGGCGGCGCTGGAGGCGGTGCTCCGGCACATCCGGCCGGCGGTGCGGCGCGAGCGTCCCTATCACGTCGGCGGCCTCCCGGACGTGGCCGTCAAGCTCAACCAGAACGAATCTCCCTACGACCTGCCGGACGACCTCAAGCGGGCGGTGCTGGAGGCGTTCATGGAGATCCCGTTCAACCGGTATCCCACCGAACAACCGGACCGCCTCCGGCACGCGCTGGCCCGGCGGCTCGAACACGACCCCGACGGCCTGCTGCTCAGCAACGGCTCCAACGAGCTGACCTACACGCTCGGGCTGGCCCTCGTCGAAGCCGGCACACCGGTGGTGTTGCCGCGGCCCCTCTTCTCCCTCTACGAAACCATGGTGCGCCTCTTCGGCGGGAAGGTGGTGGGCGTGCCGCCTCGCCCGGACCTGCATTTCGACGCCGATGCCCTGGTGGCCGCCGTGGAGCGGCACCGGCCCGCGCTGACGGTCCTGGCCTCCCCGAACAACCCGACCGGGCTGGCCATGCCCCTGGCCGACATCGAACGCCTGGCCGCCGCCGCCGAAGGGTTCGTCGTCGTCGACGAGGCCTACGTCGAGTTCAACGACGAACCCAGCGCCCGGCACTTGCTCGATACCTACCCGAACGTGCTCGTCATGCGGACGTTCTCGAAGGCGTTCGGGCTGGCCGGGTTGCGTGTGGGGTACCTGATGGGGCATCCCGCCGTCGTCGCCGAGCTGCTCAAGGCCCGCCTCCCTTTCATGGTCGACCGCCTGGCCGAGACGGTGGCCCTGGCACTGCTGGAGCGGCCCGAGCTGGTGACGGCCCGCGTGGCCGAGCTGAAGGCGTCCCGGCAGGCCCTGACCCAGGCCCTCCAGGCCATCGAGGGCGTCGAGGTGCTGCCCTCCCAGGCCAACTTCGTCCTTTTCCGAACCCCCCTGGAACCCCGGCCGCTCATGGCTCGTCTCGCAGGGAAAGGCGTGCTGGTGCGCGACATGAGCGGCTATCCCGAACTGCCCGGCTATCTCCGCGTCAATGCCGGCACCCCGGCTGAGAACAAGGCGTTTTTGGGGGCGTTGAAAGAGGCACTGCATCCAACCTGA
- the bshC gene encoding bacillithiol biosynthesis cysteine-adding enzyme BshC yields the protein MTVAASTIAAVRRIPFGAFDAFPLLFETYCTAYEALDAFYAGDFRRAEVRADAARRAAEHPRDRAALVDVLLEQNARWGLDDATRANIEALRRPETVAVVTGQQVGLFTGPLYTPYKTITTLQLARRLQEETGRPVVPVFWLEGEDHDFDEVAAVRLLQRNELVEVRYAGHTPPEGGNLGPVGRLVLTGQIDEVLAAVEAALAPSDFRDGLMERVRDAYRPGVSLLDAFARLMRAFFPEEGLVFISPDDARLKRLAAPLFRREIADHATVQARFEAVSARLSEHYHAQVHARPTNLFLLEDNRRYALDAEGTHFRLRGTDRLLNREDLLARLDEHPGCFSPNVILRPLMQDTLLPTAVYVAGPGEVSYFAQLKPVYEWAGVPMPVVYPRASATLVESKVKKVLAQHPIDVPDLAEEADRLFRRVVLDEMEVDVEAVFQEAVRHLHTAVNTFKPVAERVDRSLGKAAEATRAALAKEFARLKERVLKAEKRHHDTLRQQLHKARVNLFPDGKLQERVLSPLYFLNKYSPALLVHLRNDLDLDTTEHQIVEL from the coding sequence ATGACCGTAGCCGCTTCGACCATCGCTGCCGTGCGTCGCATCCCGTTCGGTGCGTTCGACGCCTTCCCCCTGCTCTTCGAAACCTATTGTACGGCCTATGAAGCCCTGGACGCGTTCTATGCGGGCGACTTCCGCCGCGCCGAGGTCCGCGCCGACGCCGCCCGCCGCGCCGCAGAACACCCGCGGGACCGGGCAGCCCTGGTGGACGTGCTCCTGGAGCAGAACGCGCGCTGGGGGCTCGACGACGCCACGCGGGCCAACATCGAGGCGCTGCGCCGGCCGGAAACCGTGGCCGTGGTGACGGGACAACAGGTGGGGCTCTTCACCGGTCCGCTCTACACCCCGTACAAAACCATCACGACGCTCCAGCTGGCGCGCCGGCTGCAGGAGGAAACCGGCCGGCCCGTCGTGCCGGTGTTCTGGCTCGAAGGAGAAGACCACGACTTCGACGAGGTGGCTGCGGTGCGGTTGCTCCAGCGTAACGAGCTGGTCGAAGTCCGCTATGCCGGGCACACCCCGCCCGAAGGCGGCAACCTCGGCCCGGTCGGGCGGCTCGTGCTCACCGGGCAGATCGACGAGGTGCTCGCAGCCGTCGAGGCGGCCCTTGCTCCTTCCGACTTTCGGGACGGGCTGATGGAACGGGTGCGCGATGCCTACCGGCCCGGCGTCTCCCTGCTCGACGCCTTCGCCCGGCTCATGCGGGCCTTCTTTCCGGAAGAAGGACTGGTCTTCATCTCCCCGGATGACGCCCGCCTGAAGCGCCTGGCGGCTCCCCTCTTTCGCCGGGAGATCGCGGACCACGCCACGGTGCAGGCGCGCTTCGAGGCCGTCAGTGCCCGCCTCTCGGAGCATTACCATGCCCAGGTGCACGCCCGCCCCACCAACCTTTTCCTGCTCGAAGACAACCGGCGCTATGCCCTCGATGCCGAAGGCACGCACTTCCGGCTGCGGGGCACCGACCGCCTCCTGAACCGCGAGGACCTGCTCGCCCGCCTCGACGAGCACCCCGGCTGCTTCAGCCCGAACGTCATCCTGCGCCCGCTCATGCAGGATACCCTCCTGCCGACGGCCGTCTACGTGGCAGGTCCCGGCGAGGTCTCCTACTTCGCCCAGCTCAAACCGGTCTATGAATGGGCCGGCGTCCCGATGCCCGTCGTCTACCCGCGTGCCAGCGCCACCCTCGTCGAGTCCAAGGTGAAGAAGGTGCTGGCGCAGCACCCGATCGACGTGCCGGACCTGGCCGAAGAGGCGGACCGGCTCTTTCGCCGTGTGGTGCTCGACGAGATGGAGGTGGACGTGGAGGCGGTCTTTCAGGAAGCCGTCCGGCACCTGCACACCGCCGTCAACACGTTCAAGCCGGTGGCCGAACGGGTGGACCGCTCGCTCGGCAAGGCCGCCGAAGCGACGCGGGCCGCGCTGGCGAAGGAGTTCGCCCGCCTGAAGGAGCGCGTCCTCAAGGCCGAAAAGCGCCATCACGACACGCTCCGCCAGCAGCTTCACAAGGCCCGGGTCAACCTCTTCCCGGACGGCAAGCTGCAGGAACGGGTGCTTTCTCCCCTGTATTTCCTGAACAAATACAGCCCGGCCCTGCTGGTGCACCTCCGGAACGACCTCGACCTGGACACCACCGAACACCAGATCGTGGAACTTTGA